A window of Lacibacter sediminis contains these coding sequences:
- a CDS encoding serine hydrolase domain-containing protein, producing MMDQTFFNFKQFLVKGLSVGCLFFSVARNAQSGSYNRAARQTDSLMRAKMEELHIPGAAVAVIQNGKLLQQSVYGLANLEWGNAITVNSNFQSASCTKLLTSTLYLKAVHHQKICPEDLLCVYLEDVPEGWRNIRIKHLINHSSGIKEFIGDPNLSSVAWLKAVQDSVLNFEPGSKQQYTQSDFALLAVILEQLYRQPFDQLLQNEILYPLGMQDGSYDAELRQPAFTNSNLVKEKVSTYYFNDVFRLYKFLYPFYNYAAGGFYASISDWTKWAISLDTEVLFPVSLLNNSSHFPNTVDKPFFSNAGWLRQQVQGHTITGHTGGPGLSEVWRFTEAGFTFIVLTNDTELLPGLALQIASFYLPGFSAPETISKFKRSIK from the coding sequence ATGATGGATCAAACGTTTTTTAATTTTAAACAGTTTTTGGTGAAAGGACTATCTGTTGGTTGCTTGTTTTTTTCTGTAGCCCGCAATGCACAATCGGGGAGCTACAACAGAGCAGCCCGACAAACAGATTCGTTAATGCGGGCTAAAATGGAAGAGCTTCATATACCGGGAGCAGCAGTAGCTGTTATCCAGAATGGTAAATTGTTGCAACAATCAGTTTACGGACTTGCTAATTTAGAATGGGGAAATGCCATTACTGTAAATAGCAATTTTCAATCGGCATCCTGTACAAAATTGCTTACATCAACTCTATATTTAAAAGCGGTACATCATCAAAAAATTTGTCCCGAAGATCTTTTGTGTGTTTACCTGGAAGATGTTCCGGAAGGATGGCGCAACATCCGTATAAAACATCTCATCAACCACTCTTCGGGCATAAAAGAATTCATAGGAGACCCCAATCTTTCATCTGTTGCATGGTTGAAGGCAGTACAAGATTCTGTTTTGAATTTTGAACCAGGTTCAAAACAGCAGTATACACAGAGTGATTTTGCATTGCTCGCCGTCATACTTGAACAGCTGTACCGGCAGCCCTTCGACCAATTACTGCAGAATGAAATTCTGTATCCTTTAGGCATGCAGGATGGAAGTTATGATGCGGAGCTGCGGCAACCGGCTTTCACCAATTCAAATTTAGTTAAAGAGAAGGTTTCAACTTATTACTTTAATGACGTTTTCAGGTTGTATAAATTTCTTTACCCGTTTTACAATTATGCGGCAGGAGGTTTTTATGCATCAATAAGTGATTGGACAAAATGGGCTATTAGCCTAGATACTGAAGTACTATTCCCGGTTTCGCTGCTGAACAACTCCAGTCATTTTCCAAACACTGTTGACAAACCGTTTTTTTCGAATGCCGGATGGCTCAGGCAGCAAGTACAGGGACATACAATTACCGGACATACTGGTGGCCCAGGTTTATCGGAGGTTTGGCGTTTTACGGAAGCCGGATTTACATTTATTGTACTTACAAACGATACAGAATTGTTACCGGGTCTTGCGTTGCAGATTGCATCGTTCTATTTACCTGGCTTTTCGGCACCTGAAACAATATCAAAATTTAAACGATCAATTAAATAA
- a CDS encoding SDR family oxidoreductase: MNISGNTILITGGGSGIGLATAKLLDQFENRLILVGRNKQKLQYAVSQLTNAEFFIADVTDPHDVQSLVKHAESEFPDLNILINNAGVAYTYSIQRIEDSFEKATAEINTNYLANVHLTTKLLPLLLKNNESAIINNSSVTALVPALKIPTYSASKAALHSFSQSLRYLLQAQSNVKVFEVLPPLVDTDFSKEIDGPKISPEKVAETILHGMETDTYEIFVGVAAELSKVVRNSPETAIKLLNQLA, encoded by the coding sequence ATGAATATTTCTGGAAATACAATTCTAATTACGGGTGGCGGATCGGGAATAGGTTTAGCCACTGCAAAACTGCTGGATCAATTTGAAAACCGATTGATATTAGTGGGGCGTAACAAACAGAAACTGCAATACGCAGTTAGTCAACTTACAAATGCTGAATTTTTTATAGCAGATGTAACTGATCCGCATGACGTGCAAAGCCTGGTAAAACATGCGGAAAGTGAGTTCCCCGATTTAAATATCCTCATCAACAATGCCGGAGTAGCATATACGTATTCCATTCAACGTATTGAAGATTCTTTTGAAAAAGCAACTGCTGAAATAAATACCAACTACCTGGCAAATGTTCATCTTACAACAAAGCTGTTACCGTTGTTGTTGAAAAATAACGAATCGGCTATTATTAACAACAGTTCAGTAACCGCACTGGTGCCAGCACTCAAAATTCCAACCTACAGTGCCAGCAAAGCTGCCTTACATTCGTTTTCGCAATCGCTCCGATATTTGTTACAGGCACAAAGCAATGTAAAAGTTTTTGAAGTGCTGCCGCCGCTTGTGGATACCGATTTCTCCAAGGAAATCGATGGACCAAAAATTTCGCCTGAAAAAGTTGCTGAAACAATTTTGCACGGAATGGAAACAGATACGTATGAAATTTTTGTTGGGGTGGCCGCAGAGCTGTCAAAGGTGGTTCGAAATTCGCCGGAAACAGCAATTAAACTGCTCAATCAACTTGCTTAA
- a CDS encoding S9 family peptidase produces the protein MIKKALLAFLLLPCAVAFSQSKKETKEPQPIGWKDVPAWRTINNFQVTLSPDGKWAAYPITAAEADGELVVKKLNDTVERRFPIGFSSFPQFSFSEDGKWLVFKESPKFKEVKANEKSPGKQLFEKLYLLDLANNKKTEFDRAGSFVLNGKTSSHLAIKIVKERSIGARPEDAQGGDLLLIELANGKAINIGNVGEFSFNKAGNLLAYTIDAANKTGNGLYLYNINSRQTTVLDNDKTTYKFLGWDAEKDAVAVLKLKKDEKYKTEKGTVLGVKNLLQSPSVFTYDPEKDSLSFPAKMTISAMRRPYWSEDLSRIFFGIAALEPVKKEEDTTGKSKPAVKEPDSLVLVRIKADTSIKSVADLKRALEKAEAKGKPEAKPANDATKPDMTIWHWQDKRLQSRQQVQEMQDKNFSYVAMVDAATNKFTQLNDGNTRSLSIMPKQLYAIAEDIDAYELDQNLDGQSYSDLYMINLKTGAKTKFKEKFYRPSFSSTPRPSPDGLKFTYGDDGHYYVYDLTTNTSTNITQKIATSFVNSEDDHNVTKPLTPVIGWSSDSKYVLIRDLWDIWQVAANGSSAVNLTLNGKKEQIRYTNRYSIDEEEKGFDLKKKNYFRIYGEWTKKSGIVTLDPGTNGLKPGATVLLWEDASVGSFAKAKSANVFMYSKEDFNKPTEFFTANDKLAGPVQFTKNAPDYSKYKWSAGTQLVNYVSDKGDTLQGALFLPAGYEKGKKYPTLVYYYEKLSQTLHSYSNPGFSGTGWNPAMYTSNGYAVFIPDIVYKMDDPGMSAVWCVLPAVKAAIQTGVIDETKIGIHGHSWGGYQTAFLITQTNMFKAAAAGAPLTNMVSMYDLIYWNSGGGNMSIFEASQGRFRGAPWENWDSYLRNSPVYHVKKVNTPLLMLHNDKDGAVDFTQGIEYYNALRRLKKPVIMMQYKGENHGLAKMENRKDYSVRMMEFFDHHLKGKEAPDWLKNGIDRLKLPDHLENRAF, from the coding sequence ATGATCAAAAAAGCATTACTGGCCTTTCTGTTGCTGCCTTGTGCAGTGGCTTTCAGTCAGTCAAAAAAAGAAACAAAGGAACCGCAACCGATCGGCTGGAAGGATGTGCCTGCCTGGCGCACGATCAATAATTTCCAGGTAACACTTTCGCCTGATGGTAAATGGGCTGCTTATCCCATTACTGCCGCAGAAGCCGACGGCGAACTGGTGGTGAAGAAATTAAACGATACAGTTGAAAGAAGATTCCCTATCGGTTTCAGCAGTTTTCCTCAATTCAGTTTTTCTGAAGATGGCAAATGGCTCGTGTTTAAAGAATCCCCCAAATTCAAAGAGGTAAAAGCAAATGAAAAAAGCCCCGGCAAACAGTTGTTTGAAAAACTGTACTTGCTTGATCTTGCCAATAACAAGAAAACAGAATTCGACAGGGCAGGTAGTTTTGTATTGAACGGTAAAACATCCTCTCACCTCGCCATCAAAATTGTAAAAGAACGCAGCATTGGTGCAAGACCTGAAGATGCACAGGGCGGCGATCTTTTACTTATTGAACTTGCAAATGGTAAAGCCATCAACATTGGTAATGTGGGCGAATTCAGTTTCAACAAAGCAGGCAATCTTTTAGCGTATACAATTGATGCTGCAAACAAAACCGGTAATGGTTTATATCTCTACAATATCAACAGTCGTCAGACAACAGTACTTGATAACGATAAAACAACGTATAAGTTTCTTGGATGGGACGCAGAGAAAGATGCAGTTGCCGTATTAAAATTGAAAAAAGATGAGAAGTATAAAACAGAGAAAGGAACTGTATTAGGCGTAAAGAATCTTTTGCAATCACCATCTGTGTTTACGTATGATCCTGAAAAAGATTCGCTCAGCTTTCCTGCAAAAATGACCATCAGTGCAATGCGTCGTCCATATTGGAGCGAGGATTTGAGCAGAATATTCTTTGGCATCGCAGCATTGGAACCTGTAAAGAAAGAAGAAGACACTACCGGTAAATCAAAGCCAGCAGTTAAAGAACCGGATTCATTAGTGCTGGTTCGTATTAAAGCTGATACGAGTATTAAATCTGTTGCAGATTTGAAACGTGCATTAGAGAAAGCAGAAGCAAAAGGAAAGCCTGAAGCGAAACCTGCCAACGATGCAACAAAACCTGACATGACCATCTGGCATTGGCAGGATAAGCGTTTGCAAAGTCGCCAGCAGGTGCAGGAAATGCAGGATAAGAATTTTTCTTATGTTGCAATGGTTGATGCGGCAACAAATAAATTCACACAGTTGAATGATGGCAATACCCGTTCATTAAGCATAATGCCCAAACAACTTTATGCTATTGCAGAAGATATTGATGCCTATGAACTGGATCAGAATCTTGATGGACAGAGTTATTCTGATCTGTACATGATCAATCTTAAAACAGGTGCAAAAACAAAGTTCAAAGAGAAATTTTATCGACCATCATTCTCTTCAACTCCCCGTCCTTCACCTGATGGGTTGAAATTTACTTATGGAGATGATGGACATTACTACGTGTATGATCTCACAACAAACACATCTACCAATATCACACAAAAAATTGCAACAAGCTTTGTGAATTCAGAAGATGATCACAATGTAACAAAGCCGCTTACTCCTGTAATTGGCTGGAGCAGCGACAGTAAATATGTTCTCATTCGTGATCTGTGGGATATCTGGCAGGTAGCTGCAAACGGCAGCAGTGCTGTTAATCTTACATTGAATGGAAAGAAAGAGCAAATACGTTACACCAATCGTTATTCCATTGATGAGGAAGAAAAAGGATTTGATCTGAAGAAGAAAAACTATTTCCGTATTTACGGTGAGTGGACAAAGAAAAGTGGTATTGTAACACTTGATCCCGGCACGAACGGACTAAAACCAGGTGCAACTGTATTGCTGTGGGAAGATGCTTCTGTTGGTTCATTTGCAAAAGCAAAGAGTGCGAATGTGTTTATGTATTCAAAAGAAGATTTCAATAAACCGACAGAATTTTTCACTGCAAATGATAAGTTGGCTGGTCCTGTTCAGTTTACAAAAAATGCACCTGATTATTCAAAATACAAATGGAGTGCGGGTACACAATTAGTAAACTATGTTTCAGATAAAGGCGATACACTGCAAGGTGCATTATTTCTGCCGGCAGGTTATGAGAAAGGGAAGAAGTATCCAACACTGGTTTACTATTACGAAAAACTGTCACAAACATTACACAGCTATAGCAATCCCGGTTTCAGTGGTACCGGTTGGAATCCTGCTATGTATACCAGCAATGGATACGCCGTGTTTATTCCGGATATCGTTTACAAAATGGATGATCCGGGTATGAGCGCTGTATGGTGTGTATTGCCTGCAGTAAAAGCAGCTATTCAAACAGGTGTGATCGATGAAACCAAGATCGGTATTCATGGACATAGCTGGGGTGGTTACCAAACAGCTTTCCTCATCACCCAAACAAATATGTTTAAAGCTGCAGCTGCAGGTGCACCATTAACCAATATGGTGAGTATGTACGATCTTATTTACTGGAACAGTGGCGGAGGTAACATGTCGATTTTTGAAGCATCACAAGGCCGTTTCCGTGGTGCTCCCTGGGAAAACTGGGATTCCTATTTGCGCAACTCACCTGTGTATCATGTTAAGAAAGTGAATACGCCATTGCTCATGTTGCATAACGATAAAGATGGTGCGGTTGATTTTACACAGGGTATTGAATATTACAATGCATTACGTCGCTTGAAAAAACCGGTGATAATGATGCAGTATAAAGGTGAAAATCATGGGTTGGCCAAAATGGAAAACCGCAAAGACTACAGTGTTCGCATGATGGAATTTTTTGATCATCATCTCAAAGGCAAAGAAGCTCCCGATTGGCTGAAAAACGGGATTGATCGTTTAAAACTGCCTGATCATTTGGAGAACAGGGCCTTTTAA
- a CDS encoding 4-alpha-glucanotransferase, with protein sequence MKIQFYLRFFTQYGQSLFVSGNCEALGNNDPAAALPMQYLTDEFWTVSIDLGKDFENDLQYNYILKNDNGGDVVEWGNDRVVEVMKLGVDELTLIDTWNHAGEFENAFYTQPFLNVLLTKHKETKARSFKGVTHVFKVKAPLLKEDEVLFISGSNDTLTKWGTTEPVLMHMEDNWWTTRLNLSSESFPVAYKYGVFNTKTKSFVAFESGNNRILYDSYGRKKITVLHDGFALLPNNTWKGTGVAIPVFSLRTQKSLGVGEFTDIKALVDWSKKVNMKLIQILPINDTTATHSWQDSYPYAAISAFALHPIYLNIEAVAGNANHPVVKSLKKKQKELNGLIDIDYEAVMKVKWAAVKELYAEQKKAMHEDALFFEFFELNRHWLVPYAAFSYLRDKYKTPDFSQWKSHSVYDEHAVQEFVDPTKKHYDEIALYYFIQYHLHLQLQSATAYAHANGIVVKGDIPIGIYRNSCDAWVEPELYNMSMQAGAPPDDFAVKGQNWGFPTYNWQRMAQDDFKWWRQRFEQMSSYFDAFRIDHILGFFRIWSIPMHAVEGILGYFVPATPVHISEFGPRGLWFDYQRLCRPFVNDDVLREFMNGDTEVLKPYLNHIGNGQFELKEEFNTQRKVEAHFAKLEANDHNDWIKHGLYDCISNVILFEVEGSQSQQFHFRISMSSTSSFRYLDADTKRKLDDLYVNYFYRRQDDFWRKEAMAKLPFLKRSTNMLVCGEDLGMVPDCVPDVMNQLGMLSLEIQRMPKDPSKQFFHPSTAPYLSVVTPSTHDMSTIRGWWEEDRTQTQKFYTHEIGQLGEAPYFCEPGIVKIIISQHLYSPAMWSIFQIQELLGMSAELRRENPNDERINVPANPKHYWRYRMHISLEDLLQEEKFNEELKGLIVASGRG encoded by the coding sequence ATGAAGATTCAATTCTATCTGCGTTTTTTTACGCAGTATGGCCAAAGCCTCTTTGTTTCGGGAAATTGTGAGGCGCTTGGCAATAACGATCCCGCTGCTGCTTTGCCCATGCAATACTTAACAGATGAATTCTGGACGGTAAGTATTGATCTTGGAAAGGATTTCGAAAACGATCTTCAGTATAACTATATTCTCAAAAATGATAATGGTGGAGATGTTGTAGAATGGGGTAACGACCGTGTGGTGGAAGTAATGAAATTAGGGGTGGATGAACTTACCCTCATTGACACATGGAACCACGCAGGTGAATTTGAAAATGCGTTTTATACACAGCCTTTCCTGAATGTGTTACTAACGAAACATAAAGAAACGAAAGCAAGATCGTTTAAAGGAGTTACACATGTGTTTAAAGTGAAAGCGCCTTTGTTGAAAGAAGACGAAGTGCTATTTATATCCGGCAGCAATGACACGCTTACGAAGTGGGGCACCACAGAACCTGTGCTCATGCATATGGAAGATAACTGGTGGACTACCAGATTGAATCTTTCTTCCGAAAGTTTTCCCGTTGCGTACAAGTATGGTGTGTTCAATACAAAAACAAAAAGCTTTGTTGCCTTTGAAAGTGGGAACAACCGTATTCTTTACGACAGTTATGGCAGAAAGAAGATCACAGTATTGCACGATGGATTTGCGTTGTTACCTAATAACACCTGGAAAGGCACTGGTGTTGCCATTCCTGTTTTCAGTTTGCGTACACAAAAGAGTTTAGGTGTTGGAGAGTTTACTGATATAAAAGCATTGGTTGATTGGTCGAAGAAAGTGAATATGAAACTCATTCAAATTCTTCCGATCAATGATACAACTGCAACACATAGCTGGCAAGACTCGTATCCATACGCAGCTATTTCAGCCTTTGCATTACATCCCATCTATCTCAATATTGAAGCGGTTGCAGGCAATGCCAATCATCCCGTAGTAAAATCGCTTAAGAAGAAACAAAAAGAGCTGAATGGATTGATCGATATCGATTACGAAGCAGTGATGAAAGTGAAATGGGCTGCAGTAAAAGAATTGTATGCAGAACAAAAGAAAGCAATGCATGAAGATGCGTTGTTCTTTGAGTTCTTTGAATTGAATCGTCATTGGCTGGTACCTTATGCTGCATTCAGCTATCTGCGTGATAAATACAAAACACCTGATTTCAGTCAATGGAAATCACATAGCGTGTATGATGAACATGCTGTTCAGGAGTTTGTTGATCCCACAAAAAAACATTACGATGAAATAGCTCTTTATTACTTCATTCAATATCATTTGCATTTGCAGTTGCAATCAGCAACGGCTTATGCACATGCAAACGGCATTGTGGTGAAAGGAGATATTCCCATTGGTATTTACCGGAACAGTTGTGATGCATGGGTTGAACCTGAACTTTACAATATGAGTATGCAGGCAGGTGCACCGCCGGATGATTTTGCAGTGAAGGGGCAGAACTGGGGTTTCCCGACTTACAACTGGCAACGTATGGCGCAGGACGATTTCAAATGGTGGCGTCAGCGTTTTGAGCAAATGAGCAGTTATTTTGATGCATTCCGCATTGATCATATTCTTGGTTTCTTCCGCATCTGGAGTATTCCCATGCATGCAGTAGAAGGTATTCTTGGCTATTTTGTACCTGCTACACCTGTTCACATAAGCGAGTTTGGTCCACGTGGATTGTGGTTCGATTATCAACGTCTTTGTCGTCCATTCGTGAATGATGATGTATTGCGTGAATTCATGAATGGTGATACAGAAGTGCTGAAGCCATACCTCAACCATATCGGCAACGGACAGTTTGAATTAAAAGAAGAATTCAACACACAACGAAAAGTAGAAGCGCATTTTGCAAAGCTTGAAGCAAACGATCATAACGATTGGATTAAACATGGTTTGTACGATTGCATCAGCAATGTGATCTTGTTTGAAGTGGAAGGGAGTCAATCGCAGCAGTTTCATTTCCGCATCAGTATGAGTTCAACTTCATCGTTCCGTTATCTTGATGCAGATACAAAGCGAAAACTGGATGATCTGTATGTAAATTATTTTTACCGCAGGCAAGATGATTTCTGGCGCAAAGAAGCAATGGCAAAATTGCCTTTCCTGAAACGCTCAACCAATATGTTGGTGTGCGGAGAAGATCTTGGTATGGTACCTGATTGTGTGCCCGATGTAATGAATCAACTTGGTATGTTGAGTTTGGAAATTCAACGTATGCCGAAAGATCCATCGAAGCAATTCTTTCATCCCTCAACAGCTCCTTACTTAAGTGTGGTTACACCAAGCACACATGATATGAGTACGATACGTGGATGGTGGGAAGAAGACCGTACACAAACGCAAAAATTTTATACGCATGAAATAGGTCAGCTTGGTGAAGCACCTTATTTCTGCGAACCGGGAATTGTAAAAATCATCATCTCACAACATTTGTATTCACCTGCTATGTGGAGTATTTTCCAGATACAGGAATTGCTGGGCATGAGTGCTGAACTGCGAAGAGAAAATCCAAACGATGAGCGTATTAATGTGCCGGCCAATCCAAAACATTACTGGCGCTACAGAATGCACATCAGTCTTGAAGATTTACTGCAGGAAGAAAAATTCAATGAAGAGTTGAAAGGACTTATTGTTGCGAGTGGGAGAGGATAA
- a CDS encoding dipeptide epimerase, which translates to MPLQLRYKKTELPFRYPFTISKGTKTHQPALIVELEHRGARGFGEAPAIAYYNLPVEKMVEDLERKKMFVEKFAYTDPERYWHYLHHLFPQNNFLVCALDIASWDMYGKLRNKPLYQLWNLDYSKSPVCDYTIGIDTVEKMVEKMIEKPWPIYKIKVGVPGDIELVAALRKHTDAVFRVDANAGWTLEEALEKIPHLNELGVEFIEQPLAKDNWEGMKVLYNKSPLPLIADEACVFEADVQKCHQHFHGINIKLTKCSGITPAKRMIDKARELEMKIMIGCMNESTIGSAAIAHLAPLVDYIDMDGPLLLAEDIATGLTYDQGKVSVSEKPGLGISTNLFE; encoded by the coding sequence ATGCCTTTACAACTTCGTTATAAAAAAACAGAACTTCCGTTTCGTTATCCGTTTACAATTTCCAAAGGAACCAAAACACATCAGCCTGCATTGATCGTTGAACTCGAACATCGAGGTGCAAGAGGCTTTGGTGAAGCGCCTGCCATTGCTTATTACAATTTACCGGTTGAAAAGATGGTGGAAGATCTCGAACGAAAAAAAATGTTCGTCGAAAAATTCGCTTACACCGATCCTGAACGTTACTGGCATTACCTGCATCATTTATTTCCGCAAAATAATTTTCTTGTTTGTGCACTCGACATTGCCAGCTGGGATATGTATGGTAAACTAAGAAACAAACCATTGTATCAACTCTGGAATTTAGATTACAGTAAATCGCCCGTTTGTGATTATACGATAGGTATTGATACAGTGGAGAAAATGGTGGAGAAGATGATCGAAAAACCATGGCCCATTTACAAGATCAAAGTAGGAGTGCCCGGTGATATTGAACTTGTTGCAGCATTACGAAAACATACAGATGCTGTTTTTCGTGTGGATGCAAATGCTGGTTGGACATTGGAAGAAGCATTGGAAAAAATTCCGCACTTAAACGAATTGGGTGTTGAGTTTATTGAACAGCCGCTTGCAAAAGATAATTGGGAAGGCATGAAGGTATTGTACAACAAATCACCTTTACCATTGATTGCTGATGAAGCTTGCGTGTTTGAAGCCGATGTGCAGAAGTGTCATCAACATTTTCATGGAATCAATATTAAATTAACGAAATGCAGCGGTATTACACCTGCAAAACGCATGATCGATAAAGCAAGAGAACTGGAGATGAAGATCATGATCGGTTGTATGAATGAATCAACAATCGGCTCTGCTGCTATTGCCCATCTTGCACCATTGGTTGATTATATTGATATGGATGGACCTTTGTTACTGGCAGAAGATATTGCCACCGGTTTAACCTATGATCAAGGAAAAGTAAGTGTGAGTGAGAAACCCGGCCTTGGTATTTCTACAAACCTCTTTGAATAA
- a CDS encoding ROK family protein — MIKDYAVGIDIGGTSTKFGIVDRKGNILEQGRIRTDIHENAEDFIEELYDNLSLLIAKHGGNEKFKGIGVGAPNGNYYTGTIEYAPNLKWKGIIPMANLIEKKFGIPAKLTNDANAAAMGEMMYGVAKGMKHFITITLGTGVGSGIVIDGKIVVGHDGFAGELGHVTVRPGGRLHKGTGMRGSLESYASATGVRETAIEFLTDQPDAPSLLRNYSIDELTSETVFKCAEQGDAIANHIFEFTGEILGEALANFVMFSSPEAIILFGGLTKAGDLILKPTVQAMEANLIQIFKNKVKILYSDLKEADAAILGASALVWEAEH, encoded by the coding sequence ATGATTAAAGATTATGCAGTAGGAATTGATATTGGCGGTACAAGCACCAAATTCGGAATTGTTGACCGTAAAGGAAACATTCTTGAACAAGGCCGTATACGTACCGATATACATGAAAATGCAGAAGATTTTATTGAAGAATTATATGACAACCTTTCCTTGCTTATTGCTAAACACGGCGGCAATGAAAAGTTCAAAGGTATTGGTGTAGGTGCGCCGAATGGCAACTACTATACGGGCACAATCGAATATGCACCAAACCTGAAATGGAAAGGCATTATTCCCATGGCGAACCTGATCGAGAAAAAGTTTGGTATTCCCGCCAAACTTACCAACGATGCGAACGCAGCGGCCATGGGTGAAATGATGTATGGTGTGGCTAAAGGCATGAAGCATTTTATCACTATTACGCTTGGCACAGGCGTTGGCAGTGGTATTGTGATCGATGGAAAAATTGTTGTGGGGCATGATGGCTTTGCAGGTGAATTGGGGCACGTAACAGTACGCCCCGGTGGACGTTTACATAAAGGAACAGGTATGCGGGGCTCACTTGAATCGTATGCATCTGCTACCGGCGTGCGTGAAACCGCCATTGAGTTTTTAACTGATCAACCCGATGCGCCGAGCCTGCTTCGAAATTATTCCATCGATGAATTGACAAGTGAAACAGTATTTAAGTGTGCAGAACAAGGCGATGCCATTGCTAACCATATTTTTGAATTCACCGGTGAAATTCTTGGTGAAGCATTGGCCAATTTTGTGATGTTCTCTTCACCGGAAGCGATTATCTTATTTGGCGGCTTAACCAAAGCCGGCGATTTAATTCTGAAGCCGACCGTACAGGCTATGGAGGCGAACCTTATTCAGATATTCAAGAACAAAGTAAAAATTCTTTACAGTGATTTAAAAGAAGCAGATGCTGCTATTCTTGGCGCCAGCGCATTGGTGTGGGAAGCAGAACATTAA